The genomic segment TCCGCGATTTCGCCTTCCGCAGGAATAATGTCATGAAAAAACGCCAGCTTTTTATCGCCCGCCAGCATCAATTCCAGTTCTTTTCCTTCATGTGGCCCGATCATAACTCTAGTTCTCTTATGTTTTTGAAATCTTCGAAACAAGTATACAGGGGAAAGTCTGTTTTTTCCGCTTCTATCAGCACTCCATTCCTGTTTTCTATTTTCAAAGGAACATTACTTTTTATAATACTCATATCTGATGTTTTCCAAACCAACACGGACTTTCCCTCTTCTTCTTTAACATCAAGAATATTGGACAACTGAGCACGAAAAAACGGATCATGCCCACAACTAACGTCTGAACCGCCTTCTATATGAAATGTATAAGCCACTGATGGATTGTTATATTTGGCTGCGAACTGTTGTTCTTCCAAAGACAGACAAAAAAGATTATGAAGACCTTCAATAAAGAACCCCACTTCTTTAGCATTTTTTCTTGCGGATAAGAGGGTTAAAACTTTAGTTCCATAAGCATTCCCTTTTTTTCTATAAGAAAAAGAATTTGCAGTTACTACCCAAGCTTTCATGAGAACCCCAAATCCGCTGCTTCGAGTTTTTTAATTTCGTCCCGCAGGCGGGCAGCCTCCTCAAACTCAAGGTCGGCGGCGGCCTGATGCATTTTCTTTTCCAGCTTTTTGATGTGCCGGGCCAGCGCATCGGGATGCATCAGGAGATCCTGCTCCCGGTCCGACAGCCCCGCCGGCCCGCGCGACACATGCACGCGGTCCCCCGTTTCAAAGACGCTGCCTAAAATATCTGAAATATTTTTCTTCACGCTTTCGGGGGTAATGCCGTGCGCCCGGTTATAGGCCATCTGTTTTTCCCGGCGGCGCGCCGTTTCCTCCATCGCGCCTTTCATGGAGCCTGTGACCTTGTCCGCATACAAAATCACCCGCCCGTCCACATTCCGCGCGGTGCGGCCGATCGTCTGCACCAGCGAGGTTTTGGAGCGCAGGAACCCTTCCTTATCCGCATCCAGAATCGCCATCAGTTTACATTCGGGAATATCCAGCCCTTCACGCAAGAGGTTGATCCCCACCAGAATATCAAATTCGCCCAGACGCAGATCACGGATGATTTCAATCCGCTCCAGCGTGTCCACATCGGAATGCATATAGCGCACGCGGAGTTTATTCTCGGTGAGATACTCGGTGAGCGCCTCGGCCATTTTCTTGGTCAGCGTCGTGACCATCACCCGCCCGCCATCCGCAACCACCCTGCGGCATTCATCCATCAGGTCATCCACCTGGTTTTCACAGGGGCGCACCTCCACCGGCGGATCAATGAGCCCGGTCGGGCGCACCACCTGCTCCGCCGAGATGCCGCCAGCCTGCTCCAGCTCCCAATCCGCCGGCGTGGCGGAGACATAAATGGTTTGCGGACGGAAATTATTCCATTCCTCAAATTGCAGCGGACGGTTATCCAGCGCCGCCGGCACGCGGAACCCATACTCCACCAGCGTGGATTTACGCGCGCGGTCGCCGTTATACATGGCGCGCAACTGCGGGATCATCGCGTGGCTTTCATCCAGAAACATGATGGCATCTTTGGGCAAATACTCAATGAGCGTCGGCGGCGGCTCCCCCGGCGCGCGGCCCGTGAGATAGCGGGAATAATTTTCAATCCCCTGGCACATGCCCGTGGCTTCCAGCATTTCGATATCGAATTTCGTGCGCTGGTCGAGACGCTGCGCCTCCAACAATTTCCCCTCTTTTTCAAACTGCGCGATGCGGTCTTTCAGGTCGATTTTAATCTGCTTAATCGCCTGCGTAATGGTCGGGCCGGGGGTGATATAGTGGGAATTGGCGTAGACGCGCACCCCGTCGAGCTTCGCCGTTTTCTGCCCCGTGAGGGCATCAAATTCCGTGATCTCTTCAATCTCATCCCCGAAAAGGGAAATACGCCATGCACTATCTTCCATGTGAGAGGGAAAAATCTCCACACAATCGCCGCGCACGCGAAAACTGCCGCGCTCGAACACCATATCATTGCGTTTATATTGAATCTCCACAAAGCGGCGGATAATTTCCTGCCGGTCCATGCGCAAGCCCTTATGCAGGTCGCAGGTCATGGCGAGATAATCTTCCTTGGCCCCGATGCCGTAAATACTCGACACGGACGCCACGATAATGCAGTCCCGCCGCTCAAACAAAGCGCGCGTGGCGCTGTGGCGCATCCGGTCTATCTGTTCGTTGATCGAAGAATCTTTTTCAATGAAGGTGTCCGTGCGCGGCACGTAGGCTTCGGGCTGATAATAATCGTAATAAGAGACAAAATATTCGACCGCATTATCCGGAAAAAAAGACTTAAACTCCCCGTAGAGCTGCGCCGCGAGGGTTTTGTTCGGGGCCATGATAATCGCCGGGCGCTGCATCTCCTGAATGACCTGCGCCATGGTGAAGGTCTTCCCCGAGCCTGTCACGCCGAGAAGCACCTGATCCGTAAGGCCCTCTTCCAGCCCGGCGCACAGATTTTTGATCGCCTCCGGCTGGTCCCCGGAAGGGGTGAAATCCGATTTCAGCCGGAAAGGCGGACTCTCCGCAAAAGGATTGGCCGCAGCCTGATTTATTTCGACAACGCCACGCATGGAGCCAATATAAAGGGGTTTTGAACGAAATCAAACGCAGATCAGCTATATTTTCCAATGGCGATTTTAACCATCTTCTTCAGCTCTTCGGCCTGTACGCCACCGTCATCTTTGATGTCCTGCTTATGAACGAGCAGCATCGCATCCACATGCGCCTGAATAATAACCCTTTGCGCCTCCATATTCAGGTCCGTCTGCCCGATATAATCGCGCAAGGATTCCGCAAAATAGGCCAAAAGGCTGTAACGGCACATGGATCCGACATCCTTGATCTCATGCGCCAGCGTAAAAATCTCCTGTGCAATCTCTTTGCGTTCCTGCGATTCTTTCATGTCACGCATCTCATCCCACAAAACCGTCAGGGTCTTCAGGTGCGCCGCGATCGTTTCCGGACATTCGACACAAAGCGCAGCGATCAGCCTGTCCGCCTCCGCAACCGCTTCGGACGCAATGTGGCCGGGCGGCATATTTTTCGCCTGAATGCCCAGCTTGTCTTTCAGCCGGTTGGCAATTTTAAAAATTTCGACCGTTATGCCCGGTGACTCTGAATTTGTCATTTTTTAACCTTCACCACTTCCTTTACCTTCATCACGCGTCTTTCCGGCCCCTGAAAAACCATGACGGTCCGCCTGCGATCCGGGCCAAAATACCCGGAAATATTAATAAAAGGACGGGGGTTATCAATGACCGAACAAATGCGCGACGCCAGCCCGTTGCCGGATACGGGCTTCACCAGCGTTTCATTCGCGCCCAGATCGCGGGCCCGCGCCGTCACATATTCTGTTGTATAACCGCTCACCACAATCACAGGAAGAAAACGAATCTCGTCTTCTTCATTCGAACGTATCCATTTCAGGAGCTCTTCCCCGGACCCTTTCGGCATCAGCCAATCCGTCAGGACAATATCGACCTTGGTCGCATATTTACTGGTTTTACGGGCCTGCGTAATCGTCAGGATATCCTGCGCCTCTTTGGAGCTGTCGCACACCATGATGTCCCCTACGCCGAAAACCCGCAACATGGAGGCCATAAGGGATTGCATGTACTGCGAATCCTCTACGATCAACAGCGTAAAATTGCTCAGATCATAAGCCGGTGAATCGTCTCTTTTGAAAATCGACATAATGTCCCTTATTGTCCCGATTGATTATCCCGGTATAGAGGGTATCAGGATTACCAAAAGAGGAAAAGTCTCTACTGCCCGCGCAGCTCCGTAACGAGTTTGTTTTCTTCCTCGTCCAGATTTTTAAGACCTTTGGTTTCATCAATAAAAACCAGAAGATTATTGATATAGGGTTTCGGATCGGGCTGCTGTTTTACGAAAGCGGTAAAGCCTTTGAGAAAATCTTCGGATAACCTGCCCCGAACGTAGATTTTATCCTTCCGGTAATCATAACTCGCCCCCCCGTCATAAATCCTTTGTCCGGCGGCTTGTATAAGAAGGCGGGACTTAAAATAGCCCAGCCAGCGTATCCAGGGATTCTTGCCCAGCAAAGGCTCTCCAACCAGAAGGTCGTCGGGCGAAAGGCCATGCGCCTTTCGAAGAAAGGAATCCACACGCCGGTCTATGCCTTCTGCCGTTTCGCCTGCTTTGCTTAAATCAACCCCCGCCCACAGGAGAAGAATCGCCGCAATGTCTTCATCCACCTGCCTGTAATTCACAAAAAGAAAAGCTTCATCCCTGGCCGCAAAATCTTCGACCTTCATGCGCAGCGCTTCATTCCGCTCCATCACTTCATGCAACGGCGGAATTTCCCCAACGGCCGCAAGGCTTATCCCCTTGGGCGCCCAGTCTTCTTGCTGCGCGAAAAAAAGACCGCTTCCAAAGCCCCATATCAATGTGAAAGCAAGAATTGTTCCCGCCCCGATGAGTGCGGCAAGACGCCTGTTCCTTAAAAGGAGGGATGAAACCTGTTTGAAATCAAGATTCATCTTTCCATTATAGCCGTTTAATGACCGCTTAAAATCCCTTTTTTCCAGCAAAAATCAGGATTTTCCGCGATCCATCAGCCTCAAGCGGCGCTGGCCATTTCGTGAGTGTCCATTTGTGCGGGCATGTTCATCCC from the Rhodospirillales bacterium genome contains:
- the uvrB gene encoding excinuclease ABC subunit UvrB; this encodes MRGVVEINQAAANPFAESPPFRLKSDFTPSGDQPEAIKNLCAGLEEGLTDQVLLGVTGSGKTFTMAQVIQEMQRPAIIMAPNKTLAAQLYGEFKSFFPDNAVEYFVSYYDYYQPEAYVPRTDTFIEKDSSINEQIDRMRHSATRALFERRDCIIVASVSSIYGIGAKEDYLAMTCDLHKGLRMDRQEIIRRFVEIQYKRNDMVFERGSFRVRGDCVEIFPSHMEDSAWRISLFGDEIEEITEFDALTGQKTAKLDGVRVYANSHYITPGPTITQAIKQIKIDLKDRIAQFEKEGKLLEAQRLDQRTKFDIEMLEATGMCQGIENYSRYLTGRAPGEPPPTLIEYLPKDAIMFLDESHAMIPQLRAMYNGDRARKSTLVEYGFRVPAALDNRPLQFEEWNNFRPQTIYVSATPADWELEQAGGISAEQVVRPTGLIDPPVEVRPCENQVDDLMDECRRVVADGGRVMVTTLTKKMAEALTEYLTENKLRVRYMHSDVDTLERIEIIRDLRLGEFDILVGINLLREGLDIPECKLMAILDADKEGFLRSKTSLVQTIGRTARNVDGRVILYADKVTGSMKGAMEETARRREKQMAYNRAHGITPESVKKNISDILGSVFETGDRVHVSRGPAGLSDREQDLLMHPDALARHIKKLEKKMHQAAADLEFEEAARLRDEIKKLEAADLGFS
- a CDS encoding response regulator, producing the protein MSIFKRDDSPAYDLSNFTLLIVEDSQYMQSLMASMLRVFGVGDIMVCDSSKEAQDILTITQARKTSKYATKVDIVLTDWLMPKGSGEELLKWIRSNEEDEIRFLPVIVVSGYTTEYVTARARDLGANETLVKPVSGNGLASRICSVIDNPRPFINISGYFGPDRRRTVMVFQGPERRVMKVKEVVKVKK